The following is a genomic window from Carassius gibelio isolate Cgi1373 ecotype wild population from Czech Republic chromosome B20, carGib1.2-hapl.c, whole genome shotgun sequence.
GCTTATAAATATTAATGAGGCAACTTGGCTCGGCCCACTTGATTGGAAGGCGCTGTTAAGGGATACTATGCTGAAGGTTACGCTCTGAAATATTAATGACGCAATATCACGTTAACGGCTGTTACATCTATGGctctattttattgtatttttattttttaacaatatttatttttatgcctcCACCATATTAGTATTTTCGCTGGCTACACGGTATGGGTCCAGATCCAGACCGGATGTACCGAGAAGCCCCGCCTACGTCACCGTGTTTGAATCGCTGTCGCACCGCTAGAGGCCGCGGTTACAGAAACCCGTGCTCAAGTAAAAATATTAACGGGAACCATTTTCCCAAACACCGTCGGAAATGCTCATTTATTATCTGTAGTGCATAGAAAATTATGTAGATTTAACATCTCCGCATAGCTTGATAAAAACCTAATGTACACTATGTAAAAAATTAAACACTATTAAATCAAAATCTATTTTTCTTGCTATATGAAAgtttaaactaaatatatttccaatttaaaaaaatgtattcaattcaGCTTCACTGTTACACCGcttcacatattttatatataggctataaaaatatattttaactaaattatatatatatatatagttttttttttattttatttttttatatcatatggTAATGCTATAGTACTTGATTTTACCCTTAATAAAATGATCAGAATGCCTTAAAAACTGCTAATAAAGAGAAATATTGTGTTAAATTGTCCTCAGAACAGCCGTGGCTCTAATTTACGTGCAGATGAAATATTATCCTGGATAAACCCAACCATGACTCATATGCTGGAATGAATATTATTTCTCATGCTTTCTATCCTAAAACCTCCAGCAGATGGCCAACTCTTGCTctaattaagtgtgtgtgtgtgtgtgtgtgtgtgtgtgtgtgtgtaatagagagagagatgtaAATTAACAGTGTGACATAAAAAAAGTGATGTAAAATAAAACCATTGAATTAGAGAATCACAAacaagaatcacacacacacacacaaaagagaaaaACACCTGGACACATCTGGTGGAGATATGCACAGAAATGACTTAATTTCCTTTATGCATATTCATATATGATTTTGGGGGGGTTTAAATTTTACCTGGATACATACtgaatatatttatgttatttgtCCCTGCAAAAACTTCACTTAAGCTTCATTTACTAAATGACTACAAATTAATGCTAACCTCAGTGAAGGGCAGAATATAAAGCACAAAGTGAACGATCACCACGATGATCTGAAGAGAAGTGCAGCACAACCAGTGTTTTGTAACTCAGAAGTCAGTTTGACACATAGACAAATAGTTTAATCCATGCTGTTATGCAACTGTATccgtgtctcacacacacacacacacacacacacacacagcagtaataCATCTGACATTCTAACACATGGTTCAGTGATTGGCTCATtctgggcacacacacacacagatgtgggGACGAGGCTgcaggtgaagtgtgtgtgtgtgtgtgtgtgttgtgtctggACTCTCACAGCATATTGATCGATCAGCTCAATCAACCACAAGAACAAAACAGCAAAATATACTCACACTTCAGCAGGACTGATATTTTAACTGAAActacaaacattttacatttaaataaagctgaaataaattaaaatattagatgaaaaacttcaaaaactaaaactactaaaactgaaataaaaatacataatagaacagatttttttatatttttgggtttaatttaaatgtaagtttgattaatagttttagttttagttaatgatagcAACACTGTCAACAAATCATAGAACTgttaaaaaagtaagtaaataaataaatataaataaaatggcaagcacacaacaaaattacctaaacctaaataaatagaataaaacctTACATTTACCTTAATTTGCCttaaatgaatgtaattgaaTATACTACAGTATAATAAATGTCCATCATTTATTGACCAGTGCTGTGAGTCACTGAAACCATTAAAAGTAATTTtggttaaagtaaaataaagctgaaataaaatatcatattagatgaaaaatgtacatttaaatttttaaattgaaatttcaCATCAGCAactaaaataagttaatatttaagtgcttaaattactaaaactaagaCTGAGATCAAAATTAGTTAAAGCTGAATAgaatataagaataataatattattagaataataatagCTGAATATTATTTGAACTTAATttacattaaactgaaaaaaattcagctttaaacaagcatgtggctggattttgatgtgagcgataacaggagatggactttttcactggaggaagaattattattgtgatgtttttatcagctgtttggactctcattctgacggcacccattcactgcaatgctacatttctccaaatctgatgaagactgAACTGCAGGATTTGAGATATGACGAGTCCCACAGACGAGTAATAAAGCTCAAATAGAGTAGAAATAAACACCTACTTTCATTGCATGGAAAATAAAGCTCATGCATTCTGCCTAAACATCTCCTTTCGTGAACCAGGCTTGgactgagatgtgtgtgtgtgtgtgtgtgtgtgttttcccaacacaaacaaacatctgcaTCTCCAAAACACACTTCTGGAGCACTTACACAACCCTGGTATGGTCATTTATAAAGTTCTTCGGAGTACCATGTCCTGTATATGGGTGTGTAATCATCCAGAGCCATAGTAATACCATGTTTGATACTTTATCAAAGCACATTTACCATAGTATTATTGAAATCTTTGGTCATGTTTATGTGTCAATCACTGTTCCATGGTAACATCATTGTATTCCCGATAGTACTTTGaattaaatattgtcataaagATAGACATGGTAATTATCCGTTCTCGTGCATTTACCATAGTAACATTGGGATTCTTTGAAGTACCTtggaataaatactgtaaattgcATGTCAGTTATGGATGATATTTTTGAAGTAGCTTGGAGTGCTATGTGATATAACGGCACATGTACATTTAATACCACAATAAAGCATACCATGTTATTCCATAAGTACTTTTTGGACACTGCACCATAGTATTCTTCAAGGTAACTTTGAAATACCATGTAAATATAAGCAATAAATCCTccagtaccatggtattaccaagTTTTTGGACATTTACCATAGTAATACTGTAACTCTTTGTAGAGTAAATACTCTAAATAATATGGTACATGTCAAatcaccatgtttttttttttttttttttttgaagtagcTTGGAGTGCTATGTAAATATAATGCCACATGTGTGTTTACTTTATTAAAGTGCATATACCATGGTATTCGGAGTAAATTCACTAAATGTATAAtggaaaatgttttattctttccATATGAAGAGCATTTTTTTGTATGTGCATATGATGCAGCTAATCATTTAGTACCATATCAAAATACATATACCAATAACTACTGTCTTGTATATGTCCCAGTCACTCAATATTATATTTTGGACAGATATTATAAAGCACGTGTTTAGATATTTGGTAGGGTACTAGTTTAATATCACGGTATTCCTTGTTTGGAGAACCATGCTGCTGCCATCCAATAATCATTCAGTACCATGGTATAAACGACAGAAGTACAgcagtgaacgcacacacacacacacacacacacacacacggacacgcACCTGTCTGTAGTGTGTAGGACAGCCTGGTTTCAGTCAGGTACGGTGTGTCGCTCTTGGATCGAGCTCTTCTGATGGGCCGCCGGTCCTCATCCTCCGGTGCCGCCGCCATCCGAGCCGCGGGACCCCCGGTGCAGTCCCCGGTAACGGCAAGGCACAGTCACGGTAGAGACAGACGCAGACTCACTCCGTTAACGGATCAACCGACACGACACACGCGAGGTAGAAGCGCGCAGACCGTAAATCGCATCCCGCCctgatgcagcagcagcagcagcgcgcggATGAACGGAAGCATCCAGAGCGCGTGGAATCCCACTACCGTTACTAACCGGGATGACGTGTTCGGCACGGAGCGTCTGCACCGATGCGGCGGAGAGCGAAACTCACGCGTTACACCCGGGAGATCGCGTGACACTCGCATGTAGATGCAGTAAACACCGGGGAAAACGACACCGATGTCCGTGCCGCTGTGACATCATCACCGGAGCACTTCACCTGTCTACGGATCCGAGCTGACTCACGCTGAACCGTGCAACACAAGCGGACTCAAATTCACATGCAAACTGGAATACAcatacagaaatgtaaaaatataaagaaactggggaaaaaataaaagcaaatttaaaTGCAAGCTGAAATCTAGTTTATTGGCAAAaactcagtttttatttttattttaaaaagttttattatcaACATCTTTTTTTATCGTGTTTTGTGTTAGTTAGCTGTATTCTAAagttatttttgcttaataaaaataacccaactgcagtttgaatgagattaattggaatgcaATTTTGAAAATTGTTAAAACGCAGTTATCCGTTTTTGCATGATctcttcataaacacacacacacacacacacacaaggatatATTTCCAGAATTAAGACACCCCCCTTCTAATGAGTAGGTTTGACTACTTAAGTCTTTTCCATAAAGTTAACGTTTAAGCATACGATGATATTCTAGGAAAGTttttgtcttaaagggatagttcacccaaaaagaaaataaaatttcagaatcatttactcaccctcatgtcgttccaaacctgtatgagtggCTTTCTGATgttcaggaaaaaataaaaaaataaccttattgaagattgctggtaatcaaacaattGGTGCTTCCCATTAACTTCCACAGAaacaaaatactatggaagtcaatgggaaattAAAATTAGAGGCACACAATTCCCTGGAATATCACTATATCCTTAAACATTAAGATCTGTACTCATGGAAATTACTAAAGTAGTCAAACCTGCTCATTAGAAAGGCGTTGTCCTAAAAATTTTGGGTAAATATATATTGCCAAAAGTACTGGGGCATTTCTACACTCTTATTAGTTTAcacagttattttatttcattatgctTTTATAGGCCTACAAATTGTATTAAGTTAAATTgctaaataatataaatcttaaatATCCCACAGAGTTAAAATGCAAAACTTTgcccatttgttttgttttgaaaaacacAGACTCAACCGAGAACACACTTTTATATTGTACAACAATAACAAAAGTATAATGTGCGGATGTAAAAGGAGTTTACAAGGAAAAATAATCCTAAATCTAAATTCggttttatattgtttaaatgttCTTTCTACCACTTATATGTAAATACAATGAAAGAAGTGTTATCTAAATTGCTATCTGAGTATATACTGTATCCATCTGAATATCTATCAACCAAAAACCTATTTGAATATCATTTGATCTATCTGAATATCTAAACACACATCTATTAAATATACATCTGAATATCTAACCATCAAATGTGTATATGAATATTTGTCCATCAAATATCTACATCCATAACTTCTCACAGAAGGAAACGGATCCATTTGCAAGCAGCTATAACAAATTCTGTAttaaaatttgacaaaaagcaTGCAAATATCTAAATTACACGTTAACAGGGGTTTTACCTCCTGTGTGGCTCGCCAAAAACAGCAGCAATGGATCCCGGGATCACAAAAGCACTCTTAAACTGTGTTTATGTCGACTGTACTTCTCTTAAATCATCAACATCTTTAAAGAGATGTGGTGACTATAAAAGACAAGAGACCAAGGCAAACAAATACATCTGAGCTCTTTTATTAACGGATATTCATCCAGTTTCATGcgagtgtttatgtgtgtgttagaTCTTGTTGAATGCCGCAACATCCATACTCTGAACCTGCAACACAAAAACACGTCAAGTTTTGGGTGACACTTGAAGAAtaatggtgcgttcacaccaACCGCGAATGAAGCATAAAGCGCGAGTGATTTACATGTTAAGTGaatgcaaagacgcgaatagACATCCTGCGGCGCGTTTTGCGCAAATGATGTGGCGCGAAATGCGTGATTTGCCGGAATGGTGATCTTTGGCGCcgtgttaaccaatcaggagctcgCTCTAGTAGTGATGTGATTACGATGTAGCGAGCAGAGGGAAAACCCgaaacaacaatggaggacaAACTTATCGCTGTATGTGCATACTGGTAGCTGTATGATACTTCTTCATACTTTTGAACAAacgaaagaaacaaaagaaatagattaattgaataaagacaAACAAATTAGATTTacgatttacccaaaacaaattattatttatttaacactaGAGAGACATCAGAGTCCGCGGCAGATGTCAGAAGGACAAGCCGAGTAGAGGCTGCTCGAAAATTTGATTTggaaattatccgaataaatggtggttgaaatcacaatgctgcgtgaactcaactggcagaagccccTCCCAGGATGCGAGTTTACGTCTGTTGTcaagttaatttcacgcgcgaatgaagcgaataaACTGTTCAGGCGTCCAACTACGCGCAATTTATTCTCGCTagtctggtgtgaacgcacagtaaagCACGCAGTTAATAGAGACGTTACTCACGTAGTCCTCAAACTTGGTGATCTCCTCCTCCAGGAAGTCTGTTCCCACCTTGTCGTCCTCCACCACGCAGTTGATCTGGAGTTTCTTGATGCCGTAACCCACAGGAACCAGTTTGGAGGCTCCCCACAGCAACCCGTCCACCTGCACCGACCGCACACACTCCTCCAGCTTGGCCATGTCCGTCTCGTCGTCCCACTGCGAACGCCAGGAAAAACACTGTTTAAAAACCTTGAGAAGCATGGCCTAAAAGGTTTAAAGATAATTCAGTCTATCAGACATATGGACAGACTTtcatgtggttgctagggtattatgAATGGATGCTTAGAGGTTGCTACGGTGTTCTCTTTTGCTAGTTTGCTAGGTAATTGCTAAgatgttctgattggttgtttgggCATTACTACaagttttgggtggttgttaggtGGCAGACAGGATATTTTGGAAGTTGCTAGGTTATTCTAGTTAGCGGTTAGATCGTTTCTCTGTAGTtgttatgcggttgctaggttgttctaGTTAGCGGTTAGATCGTTTCTCTGTAGTtgttatgcggttgctaggttgttctaGTTAGCGGTTAGATCGTTTCTCTGTAGTtgttatgcggttgctaggttgttctaGTTAGCGGTTAGATCGTTTCTCTGTAGTtgttatgcggttgctaggttatTCAAGTTAGCGGCTAGATCGTTTCTCTGTAGTtgttatgcggttgctaggttatTCTAGTTAGCGGTTAGATCGTTTCTCTGTAGTtgttatgcggttgctaggttatTCTAGTTAGCAGTTAGATCGTTTCTCTGTAGTtgttatgcggttgctaggttgttctaGTTAGCGGTTAGATCGTTTCTCTGTAGTTGTTATGCTGTTGCTAGGTTATTCTAGTTAGCGGTTAGATCGTTTCTCTGTAGTtgttatgcggttgctaggttatTCAAGTTAGCGGTTAGATCGTTTCTCTGTAGTtgttatgcggttgctaggttatTCAAGTTAGCGGCTAGATCGTTTCTCTGTAGTtgttatgcggttgctaggttatTCAAGTTAGCGGCTAGATCGTTTCTCTGTAGTtgttatgcggttgctaggttatTCAAGTTAGCGGTTAGATCGTTTCTCTGTAGTtgttatgcggttgctaggttatTCAAGTTAGCGGCTAGATCGTTTCTCTGTAGTtgttatgcggttgctaggttatTCAAGTTAGCGGCTAGATCGTTTCTCTGTAGTtgttatgcggttgctaggttatTCAAGTTAGCGGCTAGATCGTTTCTCTGTAGTtgttatgcggttgctaggttgttctaGTTAGCGGCTAGATCGTTTCTCTGTAGTtgttatgcggttgctaggttgttctaGTTAGCGGTTAGATCGTTTCTCTGTAGTtgttatgcggttgctaggttatTCAAGTTAGCGGTTAGATCGTTTCTCTGTAGTtgttatgcggttgctaggttatTCTAGTTAGCGGTTAGATCGTTTCTCTGTAGTtgttatgcggttgctaggttgttctaGTTAGCGGTTAGATCGTTTCTCTGTAGTtgttatgcggttgctaggttgttctaGTTAGCGGTTAGATCGTTTCTCTGTAGTtgttatgcggttgctaggttatTCTAGTTAGCGGTTAGATCGTTTCTCTGTAGTtgttatgcggttgctaggttgttctaGTTAGCGGTTAGATCGTTTCTCTGTAGTtgttatgcggttgctaggttatTCAAGTTAGCGGTTAGATCGTTTCTCTGTAGTtgttatgcggttgctaggttgttctaGTTAGCGGTTAGATCGTTTCTCTGTAGTtgttatgcggttgctaggttatTCAAGTTAGCGGTTAGATCGTTTCTCTGTAGTtgttatgcggttgctaggttatTCTAGTTAGCGGTTAGATCGTTTCTCTGTAGTtgttatgcggttgctaggttatTCAAGTTAGCGGTTAGATCGTTTCTCTGTAGTtgttatgcggttgctaggttatTCTAGTTAGCGGTTAGATCGTTTCTCTGTAGTtgttatgcggttgctaggttatTCTAGTTAGCGGTTAGATCGTTTCTCTGTAGTTACTATTCCGTTACTAGTGTATTCAGGATGGctgcttgtttaaaatataataaaaaaataaataaaaaaccataTGTGAGTTCCCTGCTTACCGGTTTGACGTCTAACAGGATGGATGATTTAGCGATTAGGGCAGGTTTTTTGGCCTTTCTGGCGGCGTATTCCTGCAGCCGCTGCTCTTTCAGTCTCTCTGCCTCCTCGTCCTCCTCTTCATCGCTGCCGAACAGATCAAtgtcatcctcatcctcctcttcctcctgtttcgctggagtgggcggggctttcTGAGGCACGGCGGGAGTGGTGCCGTTTACGGTTGGTGCTGTTGTCCGCTTCTCCAGCGCTGACACACGACTCTCCACCTTACTGAGAGCAGAACGCAGATCCTgcaccactgacacacacaaccAGAGCAATTAAGGAAGTGCTTGCAGAAAATTTGCCAAGATGTAAATAAATGACAGCTCATATGTCAATATTATGACATCAATCATCAGTTTTAATGATGATTATGCTGTTATTTTTCCACCTCCGGATGTCCAAGTTaatattagatttaatttttttatatgagGTTTGCTACAACTAAAtccaagattttttttataatttgttaaattattatcattaaatataaaaaaagtatttcaaaatctgataaaaaaaaagagatatctGTAAATGTAATTAAGATTGAAGCactaaaaattaacaaataaattaatataattaattaaaaaaatttactaaataaaattacttaattaaaaagtaaaaaaaaacattatattttttttaaaataaacttaaatttttttttaattaaattggaaactgaaaataaaactatgatagtatataaataaacaataatagcaataacaataacttttatataagtaaaaaaaaaaaagtgaaataaaatgacattga
Proteins encoded in this region:
- the LOC127984035 gene encoding elongation factor 1-delta-like isoform X3; its protein translation is MTAAQCLAQERIWFDKPRYDEAERQFYERMNGPTQPKQDTGANSILQDIARARENIQKSLAGLKTTLQPSRGSAPKISNPSHRSSPSGGGSAADYGELAARMKDLELENQSLHKVVQDLRSALSKVESRVSALEKRTTAPTVNGTTPAVPQKAPPTPAKQEEEEDEDDIDLFGSDEEEDEEAERLKEQRLQEYAARKAKKPALIAKSSILLDVKPWDDETDMAKLEECVRSVQVDGLLWGASKLVPVGYGIKKLQINCVVEDDKVGTDFLEEEITKFEDYVQSMDVAAFNKI